The Polyangiaceae bacterium genomic interval CCGTGCTTCCGCGCGCAACGTCGGTCGTCATTTCAATGTGCCCGCCGTGCGCTTCGACAATCCCTTTGGCCACGAACATTCCGAGCCCCGTGCCGCGACACGTTCGTCGTTCGGGAGGCGGGCGTCGTGAGAACACGAATGGTCGTTGAGACTCCGGGACACCTGGGCCCGAGTCTGTCACGTAAAACCGTACCGCCTGGCCGATTCGTTCGGCACCGATGGTGAGCGACCCTGTCTTGGGCATGAAGCGCAACGCGTTGCCCACGATCCGTGAGAACACTTGGAGTAGCCGGCTTCGATCGACGTAAAGCAATGGCAGGCCGTCGGCGATGTTCGCTTCCACCGTGATCGATTTGTCGCTCGCTGATGCCGTGGCCGCAGCGAATGCTTCCTGCACGATCTCCGCTGCGTCGTACACGTCTTGACCAAGCAAGAGCCCGCCAGCGTCGATGCTCGAGGCATCCACGAGGTC includes:
- a CDS encoding HAMP domain-containing histidine kinase; the encoded protein is MATSNKGTKQQGAASADSNTTVRDRKDGVGNRSASESLAERCQRIQQRADAAEARRADLLQIATHDLRNPLGVILVTTTMLAREAASPQQARQIAAIRRSAGEMNQIIEDLVDASSIDAGGLLLGQDVYDAAEIVQEAFAAATASASDKSITVEANIADGLPLLYVDRSRLLQVFSRIVGNALRFMPKTGSLTIGAERIGQAVRFYVTDSGPGVPESQRPFVFSRRPPPERRTCRGTGLGMFVAKGIVEAHGGHIEMTTDVARGSTVSFTLPAMSGDRTEV